The Syntrophorhabdaceae bacterium genome segment TCCAATATCTTCCGTACGTCTCTTTTGCCTGTTGATGTCTCTGGCATATTTTTGACCTCCTATCTCGCGCCCGTAATAGGCGATATATGGTGTTTATTTTTAGTAGCCTTCGCATAATCCAATGTAATTGTTCATTTCACATATACATCGGTACCTCAATAATACACTCCCCGGTATTATAGTAAAACGTGAATGTAGCCATCTTCGGATACTTATCTATGTTTTTCCTAATCTTCTCAATGCTCGCTTCGCCTTCCTTCCACGTTAAATTTGTCCCTGATGCCCGCATGATTATCTTGTACCGTTTCACTTCCCGCCATGCCCCTACAAAGCGAAACCGGTCACAGTCCATGATCACTCCTCCTTTTTCTTCTTTAATGAAGACCTCCCACTGTTCCGCCGCCGATAATCCTGCCGGTTATTCCCCCTATCATTACACTGCGGACGGCCTCATCCTCGCCGTAAAGTCCTTTATAGGCTTATCGAGTACATTGCCTGCCTCATCATATTCTATGGGCCAATAAATAGGATAACCGTCAACGTTAAAGACAACCGCTATCCTTGTCAGAAATGCCTCCACCGCTAACTTGGGCCCGGTCACATAAAGACATATACCCAACGGCAACCACCGCCCATTCTTCGATTCGGCATTAAAGTCCCACGACCGCAGCGTGACTTCAGGAAACTCCTTCACAAGTTCCTCGGCATACTCTGCCATTTCCCGTACCAGCGCCCTTTCTTCTTCTGTACCTTGCCATTTTTTATTTTCCATTGAGTACTTCACCCCCTAACCCCAACTCTCCTTGCCAATCAATCCCTTCTTTTCTCAAAAAGTCCTGTGCTTTTTTATGACCTAATATCGCAGCAACTTTGTAATCTTCAATCGCTTTTTTATCGTTGCCGATTTCTGCATAAGCGTGCCCGCGGTTGTTGTAATCTTTCGCAGATTCGGGGTTCAACGCTATGGACTTATCATAATACTTGATTGCCTGATGGTAGTTACCAAGTTGGGCATAAGCAGCCCCAATGTTGCAATAAACCGCTGCATATTCAGGGTCCAACTCTATAGTCTTACCATAATCACAAATTGCCTGCTGGTAGTCACCAAGCTGAGCGTAAGTAACCCCACGGTCATAATAAGCCAATGCAAACCGAGGGTTGAGCTCTATGGCTCTGCCAAAATCCTTAATTGCCTCTTGATGGTTGCCAAAGTTGCCATGGGCAAGCCCACGGTTGAAATAAGCTGCAGTATATTGAGGGTTGAGTTCTAATGCTTTGTCGTAATTCTCAATTGCCCGCTGGTAGTCGCCAAGGTTCCTATAGGCAACTCCACGATTGTTATAAACTACAACGCTTTCAGGTTTCAGCTCTATGGCTTTATCATAGTCACAAATTGCCCGCTGGGAGTCGCCTAAGCCATCATATACCATCCCTCGATTATTGTAGGCCGTTGCATATTCAGGGTTCAACTCTATGGCTTTGTCGTAATTCTCAATTGCCTGCTGGTAGTCGCCAATCTCATCGTAAGCAACTCCACGGCTATTATAGGCTTTCACATATTCGGGGTTCAACTCTATGGCTCTGCTAAAAGCCTCTATTGCATCCTCATATTCTGCATCTTTCAACAATTGTTGCCCCTTTGTATACCAGTCTTTTTCCGTTTCCAACTTCTCTTGATATGTACCCTCCTCCTTTTTTACCAGCAATGGGGACGGGTTGAACTGCACGGTTATGTGCTTGTTGGCATTGGGTCTCACCACTACCCCGTTCCCCCGCTCCCCCGCTTTTTTGAGCAGCTCGTCTAATGGAGTCTGCCCATGTCCATTGTTCCCCTCGTTCTGTTGCTCTTCTTTGGTTTTGTTGTTTTGTTCCATTTGAAACCTCCTCATTTGATAGTCATCAGGAGGGAACAAAAAAGCCGTCCACATTAGGACGGCTCAATTCGGCGAAGCTATGTCCAGAGATCTTTTTGGGATTTCTCCCACGCATCGGATGGCTCTCACCATCCAAGGCACCGCAGCTCTCTGTCGCTCGGTTGCCGAACCCTTTCGGGTTACTCCTAATGCTGTTTATATTGTAGACCCCATATGGCCTTGAGTCAAGAAAAATCTTTGGGAAGATCACCATCGATGATCATATGCTTTCTTCCCGGTGTGCTACTCTTAGACCCCTACCGAATTTTAAATACGTATGCATTTTTCATCCTTCTCTGAGAATTGGTTTTCATGCACCAAGAGGATCTGCTGGTAAGGCTGCTGTCTGAGAAATGCTTGGACGAGGGACTTTTTCTCCGGGTCGAGATAGTCGTAGGGTGTGTCGAACAACAGCGTCAACGAGAGGCGTTCCATGCGGATCCGCTGCATACCATGGTTATGCCTCAACCCAACACGCTTCTGCAGTACGAAGAATGAACTCCTGTCTGCTTAGCCGCTCTTCCAAGTCCTTCCAAAAGTCTTCAAACAAGTCTGACGTGCCTCCTTGAAACCCGCCTGCCATAGTCCAATGGCGAAGGGTGTCCATATAGTCGGCGTAGTAGCTGTCCCAGAACCGGCTAAAATCCTCTGTGAGCACGGCCCTGATGAACGTAATCGCAACCTTTCTGTTTTAAGGTCGATCTCTTTTATTTTTAATGCAAGATTCTCGTTCTTCTGGCTCAGGTACTCCCCGATCAAAAAGTCCACTATCTTTTTGTAAAAACCATCCCTCCCGCTATATTCTTCAGCAACATCACCCGCAGGGCTTGCCAGTATCGATTCAAGGGTAAAGCTTTCATCACCATTCTTTCCAATGGGTTTGTACAGGCTATCCTCCTTGTATTTTCTAATAAGATACTGTTTTATAGCCCTGTTCCTGATCTTCCTGACAATGGGAGCGATCTCCTCTAATGTTTGCGGATCACGTTCAAGTATTTCCAGCCAGGCCTGCTGAAAACCATCTTCGTGCTGCCCGAAGAAAGGCTGCAGATAGTTATTTATCTCCTGTTCGTTCAATCTCATGATAACTTCCTTTCCGGATAGATCCGATGAAGTGATTGCTTTTTCCCCTCCTGATATCGATGAGGTCATAACAATTGACATTTGAAGATGCAACCCCGCCCGATGTTTGGACAGGCTTACCGACAGGGCTGATCCCATGCTCGATGCATCCCCTTATACTACAATATGCTACGTATTCGACGCTGCCAAGGGAAGGAAAATTATTCTGTTATTAGTCGGATTACAATGCCTGATAGCAGAGGGTTCTCAAGATTTGTCAAATGTCAAGGGCTGATTCCGTTGACCCATGTCTTTAAAACTTAAAACGTCCTTGCGGATCTTCCCTCTTGACGTATTCCACTATCACATTGACGAAGGTTTCCGCAGAATGAAGGGCATTTTCAGCCTCTTTAAAAGATACCGAAATGTCAATTTCATAAGTGAACAGATTGCGTTTCCTGCGCATCCTGTCAAAGTGCCCGATGATCGTACCATATTCATCGCCGAGCACCTGGTGCACAAATTCCACTACCGTTTTATGCTGGTACCCGTCAGACGGCCTGAAACCTTTCAAGAGCATGAATGCCCTTCCCGCTCTCAACATAGCAAGATAGGCAACCGAATATGCTATTCCCTCATCGATCTTTAAGTTGGCTTTCGCTGTTTTCAGATCTTTTGTACTTCGGACAAGAAGTTTTTCAACATCTGCCGCAGATCCTTTCTGCTTCTGCATCAATCCCCTTGAAAGGTATTCG includes the following:
- a CDS encoding HEPN domain-containing protein, with product MEKKMTFDKFVSEYLSRGLMQKQKGSAADVEKLLVRSTKDLKTAKANLKIDEGIAYSVAYLAMLRAGRAFMLLKGFRPSDGYQHKTVVEFVHQVLGDEYGTIIGHFDRMRRKRNLFTYEIDISVSFKEAENALHSAETFVNVIVEYVKREDPQGRFKF
- a CDS encoding tetratricopeptide repeat protein, encoding MEQNNKTKEEQQNEGNNGHGQTPLDELLKKAGERGNGVVVRPNANKHITVQFNPSPLLVKKEEGTYQEKLETEKDWYTKGQQLLKDAEYEDAIEAFSRAIELNPEYVKAYNSRGVAYDEIGDYQQAIENYDKAIELNPEYATAYNNRGMVYDGLGDSQRAICDYDKAIELKPESVVVYNNRGVAYRNLGDYQRAIENYDKALELNPQYTAAYFNRGLAHGNFGNHQEAIKDFGRAIELNPRFALAYYDRGVTYAQLGDYQQAICDYGKTIELDPEYAAVYCNIGAAYAQLGNYHQAIKYYDKSIALNPESAKDYNNRGHAYAEIGNDKKAIEDYKVAAILGHKKAQDFLRKEGIDWQGELGLGGEVLNGK